The following coding sequences are from one Diabrotica virgifera virgifera chromosome 2, PGI_DIABVI_V3a window:
- the LOC126880701 gene encoding uncharacterized protein LOC126880701: MEEDKKDEEKIPESSETSVSLDNKPQPEDKSNKRTVKQIINEVLNCTVIQLPQSEQNENKSVTKVTVKDILGEILEYNVLDEVSTLDPFSIGSAETFYNGGPSTSRAVDVLVHSQNNTSNESILCACGPRNNEHALRRNDSVVPVPKRALPSYSSVMRQGPQENLKPTDSFIPKLPPPSYAEAEGIFYNDMVNTVSSDSVIFGPDPLHLICPVCRVIVTTEIDRERTGFSHWVALILCIFLCWPCCLLPYYMKSCSYTYHTCPNCQHYFGMYNPF; the protein is encoded by the exons ATGGAAGAAGATAAGAAAGACGAAGAAAAAATACCCGAATCATCCGAAACTAGCGTGTCTTTGGACAATAAACCTCAGCCAGAAGACAAATCAAATAAACGCACTGTGAAACAGATCATTAACGAGGTTCTAAATTGCACTGTAATACAACTACCACAAAGCGAACAGAATGAAAATAAATCAGTCACAAAAGTAACAGTAAAAGATATTTTGGGAGAAATTTTAGAGTACAATGTGTTAGATGAAGTGAGTACTTTGGATCCGTTTAGTATTGGATCAGCAGAAACTTTTTATAATGGCGGTCCGAGTACTTCTAGGGCTGTCGATGTATTGGTGCATTCACAAAACAATACCAGTAATGAATCTATATTATGTGCTTGTGGTCCAAGAAATAATGAGCACGCGTTACGGAGGAACGACTCAGTTGTTCCAGTTCCAAAACGAGCACTTCCTTCATATTCCTCAGTTATGAGACAAG GCCCACAGGAAAACCTTAAGCCTACAGACTCCTTTATACCTAAACTGCCCCCACCTTCCTACGCCGAAGCAGAAGGTATATTTTATAATGATATGGTCAATACAGTTTCTTCAGATTCAGTAATTTTTGGACCAGATCCTTTGCATCTCATCTGTCCAGTGTGTAGAGTAATCGTAACTACAGAAATAGATCGGGAAAGAACTGGGTTCTCCCATTGGGTAGCCCTTATTTTGTGTATATTTTTATGCTGGCCTTGTTGTTTGTTACCATATTATATGAAATCGTGCAGTTATACTTATCACACTTGTCCCAATTGTCAGCATTATTTTGGTATGTATAATCcattttaa